The proteins below come from a single Agrococcus beijingensis genomic window:
- a CDS encoding phosphotransferase enzyme family protein — translation MSIPYDQLDDEAQVEALRPVALRAAAAFGLEVARLELVLHDWNTTFALDAAAGRRFALRVGTNSATTAPHAIAQQAWIAAVAEQTDVLVPQPLRTPDGDWCVEVASPELGRALVVTVASWLDGEDADELGPDVARELGRAMAQLHAQAEHWQLPPGGTLTVFDEPLFGDRDVLGDASGLRSDDLAVLAAARERSAAAFDRLYAGAALRPLHADLHGGNLKWHDGRLAVFDFDDAGLGVPVLDLAISAFYLRGADPAVEAAVRAGYTEVAPLPECDPADFEALVAARQLLLANAFLSMSNAGAQAQARDYVRKASERLRGWLDTGVFTRDAA, via the coding sequence ATGAGCATCCCGTACGACCAGCTCGACGACGAGGCGCAGGTCGAGGCGCTGCGCCCTGTGGCGCTGCGCGCGGCCGCAGCCTTCGGGCTCGAGGTGGCGCGCCTCGAGCTGGTGCTGCACGATTGGAACACGACCTTCGCGCTCGACGCCGCCGCCGGCCGGCGCTTCGCGCTGCGCGTCGGCACGAACTCCGCCACCACGGCCCCGCACGCGATCGCCCAGCAGGCGTGGATCGCGGCGGTCGCCGAGCAGACCGACGTGCTCGTGCCGCAGCCGCTGCGCACCCCCGACGGGGACTGGTGCGTCGAGGTCGCGTCCCCGGAGCTCGGGCGTGCGCTGGTCGTGACCGTCGCCTCCTGGCTCGACGGGGAGGACGCCGATGAGCTCGGACCCGACGTTGCCCGCGAGCTGGGTCGGGCGATGGCACAGCTGCACGCGCAGGCCGAGCACTGGCAGCTGCCGCCGGGCGGCACGCTGACCGTGTTCGACGAGCCGCTGTTCGGCGACCGCGACGTGCTCGGCGACGCATCGGGCCTGCGCTCCGACGACCTGGCGGTGCTGGCGGCGGCGCGCGAGCGCAGCGCGGCCGCCTTCGACCGGCTCTATGCCGGAGCAGCGCTGCGGCCGCTGCACGCCGACCTGCACGGCGGCAACCTCAAGTGGCACGACGGCCGCCTGGCGGTGTTCGACTTCGACGACGCCGGACTCGGGGTGCCGGTGCTCGACCTCGCGATCTCCGCGTTCTACCTGCGCGGCGCCGATCCTGCAGTCGAGGCCGCCGTGCGCGCCGGCTACACCGAGGTGGCGCCGCTGCCGGAGTGCGACCCGGCCGACTTCGAGGCGCTCGTCGCGGCCCGGCAGCTGCTGCTCGCCAACGCGTTCCTCTCGATGTCGAACGCCGGCGCGCAGGCACAGGCGCGCGACTACGTCCGCAAGGCGTCCGAGCGCCTGCGGGGCTGGCTCGACACGGGCGTCTTCACGCGCGACGCTGCCTGA
- a CDS encoding alpha/beta hydrolase, whose protein sequence is MLLAIHGLGSDSGAMRAYLEGAVPAGVRVLAPDLRAHGASRLIGGPDDFALEAMAAEVADEVARHADGTPLSILGVSLGSAIAASIARSGRFPLDRVALVRPAFTDEPLPANLAVFPVIGRLLEAYRPQRALAELHRSGAWRAIAHESLANAHALEAQLTQPRAVERRIRLLEIPRNSAYRLGELRIAAPTVVLASHRDPVHPLHVAEAWRAELACRMLVSPARDDGEAAMFAWFQQQLGSFLVGVR, encoded by the coding sequence ATGCTGCTCGCCATCCACGGCCTGGGCAGCGACTCGGGGGCGATGCGCGCCTACCTCGAGGGCGCCGTGCCCGCCGGCGTGCGGGTGCTCGCCCCCGACCTGCGTGCGCACGGCGCCAGCAGGCTCATCGGCGGGCCCGACGACTTCGCGCTCGAGGCGATGGCGGCGGAGGTCGCCGACGAGGTCGCGCGGCACGCCGACGGCACGCCGCTGTCGATCCTGGGCGTCTCGCTCGGGTCGGCCATCGCGGCGAGCATCGCGCGCTCTGGCCGGTTCCCGCTCGACCGCGTCGCGCTCGTGCGGCCGGCCTTCACCGACGAGCCGCTGCCGGCGAACCTCGCGGTCTTCCCGGTGATCGGCCGGCTGCTGGAGGCCTACCGGCCGCAGCGCGCGCTCGCCGAGCTGCACCGCTCCGGCGCCTGGCGGGCCATCGCCCACGAGTCGCTCGCGAACGCCCACGCGCTCGAGGCGCAGCTCACCCAGCCGCGCGCGGTCGAGCGGCGCATCCGCCTGCTCGAGATCCCGCGCAACAGCGCCTACCGGCTCGGCGAGCTGCGCATCGCCGCACCGACGGTGGTGCTGGCCAGCCACCGCGACCCCGTGCATCCGCTGCACGTCGCCGAGGCGTGGCGCGCCGAGCTCGCCTGCCGCATGCTCGTCTCCCCCGCCCGCGACGACGGCGAGGCCGCGATGTTCGCGTGGTTCCAGCAGCAGCTGGGCAGCTTCCTCGTCGGCGTGCGGTAG
- a CDS encoding MGMT family protein — MDARRELVIERVLRCVELVPPGRVASYGAVAAICGIGPRQVGSILKHYSHGLPWWRITSHAGDFGGDLLQHALPHWREEGIRVKPNGLGCRYADYAADMDDLERRWREATRDLPGLDDDGLDASAP, encoded by the coding sequence ATGGACGCCAGGCGGGAGCTCGTCATCGAGCGCGTGCTGCGCTGCGTCGAGCTCGTGCCGCCGGGGCGCGTCGCCTCGTACGGCGCCGTCGCCGCGATCTGCGGCATCGGGCCGCGGCAGGTGGGCTCGATCCTCAAGCACTACAGCCACGGGCTGCCCTGGTGGCGCATCACCAGCCACGCGGGCGACTTCGGCGGCGACCTGCTGCAGCACGCGCTGCCGCACTGGCGGGAGGAGGGCATCCGCGTGAAGCCCAACGGGCTCGGCTGCCGATACGCCGACTACGCCGCCGACATGGACGACCTCGAGCGGCGCTGGCGGGAGGCGACCCGCGACCTGCCTGGCCTCGACGACGACGGCCTCGACGCATCCGCCCCCTGA
- a CDS encoding ABC transporter ATP-binding protein, with the protein MSMGMGRGGRGGMGMRDDAAQREVNATAPRVPDLGRRILALFKPHRAAITLTIALVLVVATIAVFPPLLTQRVFDEALFPLDGGGPNLPLLWMLVGTMVALWVSASLLGIWQVWLTTRVGNRLMGELRTALFDKLQSMELAFFTRTKTGVIQSRLQNDVGGVANVLSNTVSSVVGNTVTVIASLVTMLILSWELTIMAVVLTPVLVLLQRRVGQVRARIATQTQESLSEMTSITQEALSVSGILLAKAFGRQGDESQRYRDENDRQVGLQVRLTMSGQTFFALVSIFISVLPAVVYVIAGFLIEGGDRAVTAGTLVAFTTVQSRLLMPLMGLLRVGLDLQTSGALFARIFEYLDLQPAIVPPAAGKPLDRAHLGEVAFDDVVFRYPDAKAEEPNTLDGVSFSLAPGTFAAFVGPSGAGKTTIGYLLPRLHEVTGGAVRFAGTDVRELDPAALTEHIGIVSQEPYLFHASIAENLRYAKPDATDDELDAATRAASIYDTIHRFPDGYDTLVGERGYRLSGGEKQRIAIARVLLKDPEVLVLDEATSALDTVSERIVQGALDEAARGRTTLAIAHRLSTIRHADVIFVIDRGSIVEQGTHGELLAAGGTYATLFAQQAATV; encoded by the coding sequence ATGAGCATGGGGATGGGCCGCGGCGGCCGTGGCGGCATGGGGATGCGCGACGATGCGGCGCAGCGCGAGGTGAACGCGACCGCGCCCCGCGTGCCCGATCTGGGCCGACGCATCCTCGCCCTCTTCAAGCCCCACCGCGCGGCGATCACGCTCACGATCGCGCTGGTGCTGGTGGTCGCGACGATCGCGGTGTTCCCGCCGCTGCTGACCCAGCGGGTGTTCGACGAGGCGCTGTTCCCGCTCGACGGCGGCGGCCCGAACCTGCCGCTGCTGTGGATGCTCGTGGGCACCATGGTGGCGCTCTGGGTGTCGGCGAGCCTGCTCGGCATCTGGCAGGTGTGGCTGACCACCCGCGTCGGCAACCGGCTGATGGGCGAGCTGCGCACGGCGCTGTTCGACAAGCTGCAGTCGATGGAGCTCGCGTTCTTCACCCGCACGAAGACCGGCGTCATCCAGTCGCGGCTGCAGAACGATGTGGGCGGCGTCGCCAACGTGCTGTCGAACACCGTCTCGTCGGTGGTCGGCAACACCGTCACCGTGATCGCGAGCCTCGTGACGATGCTCATCCTGTCGTGGGAGCTGACGATCATGGCGGTCGTGCTGACCCCCGTGCTCGTGCTGCTGCAGCGCCGCGTCGGCCAGGTGCGCGCCCGCATCGCCACGCAGACGCAGGAGTCGCTGAGCGAGATGACTTCGATCACGCAGGAGGCGCTCTCGGTCTCGGGCATCCTGCTGGCGAAGGCGTTCGGGCGGCAGGGCGACGAGTCGCAGCGCTACCGCGACGAGAACGACCGCCAGGTGGGGCTGCAGGTGCGGCTGACCATGAGCGGCCAGACGTTCTTCGCGCTGGTGTCGATCTTCATCTCGGTGCTGCCCGCCGTCGTCTACGTGATCGCCGGCTTCCTCATCGAGGGCGGCGACCGCGCGGTCACCGCCGGCACCCTGGTGGCGTTCACGACCGTGCAGAGCCGCCTGCTGATGCCGCTCATGGGGCTGCTGCGGGTGGGCCTCGACCTGCAGACCTCGGGCGCGCTCTTCGCCCGCATCTTCGAGTACCTCGACCTGCAGCCCGCCATCGTGCCGCCGGCAGCGGGCAAGCCGCTCGACCGCGCGCACCTCGGCGAGGTCGCGTTCGACGACGTCGTCTTCCGCTACCCCGACGCCAAGGCCGAGGAGCCGAACACGCTCGACGGCGTCTCCTTCTCGCTCGCGCCCGGCACGTTCGCCGCCTTCGTCGGGCCGTCGGGCGCCGGCAAGACGACCATCGGCTACCTGCTGCCGCGCCTGCACGAGGTCACCGGGGGAGCGGTGCGCTTCGCCGGCACCGACGTGCGCGAGCTCGACCCGGCGGCGCTCACCGAGCACATCGGCATCGTGAGCCAGGAGCCCTACCTGTTCCACGCATCCATCGCCGAGAACCTGCGCTACGCCAAGCCCGACGCCACCGACGACGAGCTCGACGCCGCGACGCGCGCGGCCAGCATCTACGACACGATCCACCGGTTCCCGGACGGCTACGACACGCTCGTGGGCGAGCGCGGCTATCGCCTCTCCGGCGGCGAGAAGCAGCGCATCGCGATCGCGCGCGTGCTCCTGAAGGATCCCGAGGTGCTCGTGCTCGACGAGGCCACCAGCGCGCTCGACACCGTCTCGGAGCGCATCGTGCAGGGCGCGCTCGACGAGGCGGCCCGTGGCCGCACCACGCTGGCGATCGCGCACCGGCTCTCGACCATCCGCCACGCCGACGTCATCTTCGTCATCGACCGGGGCAGCATCGTCGAGCAGGGCACCCACGGCGAGCTGCTCGCCGCGGGCGGCACCTACGCGACGCTCTTCGCGCAGCAGGCAGCGACCGTCTGA
- a CDS encoding response regulator transcription factor, which yields MTDTAQQQLRAQPRLTRQDGSPIRIVVVDDEQSLADLVAMGLKYEGWEVKTAANGQQALQAVREFRPDAVVLDIMLPDIDGLTVLQRLRSAGFDVPVLFLTAKDSLDDRVAGLTAGGDDYVTKPFGLEEVVARLRGLIRRTAAAAEESSVLWVGDLMMDEDSYEVRRGGQQVDLTATEFELLRYLMRNPRRVLSKAQILDRVWSYDFGGRASVVELYISYLRKKIDTLGPPMIHTVRGVGYQLRAAE from the coding sequence ATGACCGACACCGCTCAGCAGCAGCTGCGGGCACAGCCCCGCCTCACGCGCCAGGATGGCTCGCCCATCCGCATCGTCGTGGTCGACGACGAGCAGAGCCTCGCCGACCTCGTCGCCATGGGATTGAAGTACGAGGGCTGGGAGGTCAAGACCGCCGCCAACGGCCAGCAGGCGCTGCAGGCCGTGCGCGAGTTCCGACCCGACGCCGTCGTGCTCGACATCATGCTCCCCGACATCGACGGGCTCACCGTGCTCCAGCGGCTCCGCTCCGCAGGATTCGACGTGCCCGTGCTCTTCCTCACCGCGAAGGACTCGCTCGACGACCGCGTCGCGGGTCTCACCGCTGGCGGCGACGACTACGTCACCAAGCCGTTCGGCCTCGAGGAGGTCGTGGCGCGACTGCGCGGGCTCATCCGCCGCACCGCAGCGGCCGCCGAGGAGTCGAGCGTGCTCTGGGTGGGCGACCTGATGATGGACGAGGACTCCTACGAGGTGCGCCGCGGCGGCCAGCAGGTCGACCTCACCGCCACCGAGTTCGAGCTGCTGCGCTACCTCATGCGCAATCCGCGCCGCGTGCTCTCGAAGGCGCAGATCCTCGACCGCGTCTGGTCCTACGACTTCGGCGGTCGCGCGAGCGTCGTCGAGCTCTACATCTCCTACCTGCGCAAGAAGATCGACACGCTCGGTCCGCCCATGATCCACACCGTGCGCGGTGTGGGCTACCAGCTGCGCGCCGCTGAGTGA
- the rplL gene encoding 50S ribosomal protein L7/L12 yields MAKLSTDELLEQFKELTLIELSEFVKAFEETFEVTAAAPVAAAAAPAAAAAAEEVEEKTDFDVVLESAGAAKIQVIKVVRSLTSLGLGEAKALVDGAPATVLEGAKKDDAEKAKADLEEAGATVTLK; encoded by the coding sequence ATGGCAAAGCTGTCGACTGACGAGCTGCTCGAGCAGTTCAAGGAGCTCACCCTCATCGAGCTCAGCGAGTTCGTGAAGGCATTCGAGGAGACCTTCGAGGTCACCGCAGCCGCCCCGGTCGCCGCCGCCGCAGCCCCCGCTGCCGCTGCTGCTGCCGAGGAGGTCGAGGAGAAGACGGACTTCGACGTCGTGCTCGAGAGCGCCGGCGCCGCGAAGATCCAGGTCATCAAGGTCGTCCGTTCGCTGACGTCGCTCGGCCTCGGCGAGGCCAAGGCACTCGTCGACGGTGCGCCGGCGACGGTGCTCGAGGGCGCCAAGAAGGACGACGCCGAGAAGGCAAAGGCTGACCTCGAAGAGGCCGGCGCGACGGTCACGCTCAAGTAG
- a CDS encoding HXXEE domain-containing protein, which produces MTDAAARWATWGLLGAWTLHDLEEAITMPGWTQRAADAFDRQGLAVYARIVRRSREEIWTAIGLVGIPFALAAADGARTGGRSALYQGALLGYGLHAITHIGASVARRGYTPGVATTPLLVAGFSLAAAGELLRQRVPFHPAAGAVTILLGAWVPVSHAVARRAARARRGRRIRP; this is translated from the coding sequence ATGACGGATGCTGCGGCGCGATGGGCGACCTGGGGACTGCTGGGTGCATGGACGCTCCACGACCTCGAGGAGGCCATCACGATGCCCGGCTGGACGCAGCGGGCGGCCGACGCGTTCGACCGGCAGGGGCTCGCCGTCTACGCGCGCATCGTGCGCCGCTCGCGCGAGGAGATCTGGACGGCGATCGGCCTCGTCGGGATCCCGTTCGCGCTCGCCGCCGCCGACGGCGCGCGCACCGGCGGCCGCAGCGCCCTCTACCAGGGCGCGCTGCTCGGCTACGGCCTGCATGCGATCACCCACATCGGCGCGAGCGTCGCCCGCCGCGGCTACACGCCGGGCGTCGCCACCACGCCGCTGCTGGTCGCCGGCTTCTCGCTCGCCGCGGCCGGCGAGCTGCTGCGGCAGCGGGTGCCGTTCCATCCCGCGGCCGGAGCCGTCACCATCCTGCTCGGCGCCTGGGTGCCGGTCAGCCACGCCGTCGCGCGACGAGCCGCGCGCGCCCGACGGGGGCGACGCATCCGCCCCTGA
- the rplJ gene encoding 50S ribosomal protein L10, which translates to MANKEAAVAELSNLFETSNAVLLTEYRGLTVAQLKTLRRSISEHATYAVVKNTLTKIAANNAGISAFDESLAGPSAIAFVHGDPVAVAKELRAFAKANPALVVKNGFFDGNPLTADDVNKLADLESREVLLAKLAGAFKASLFGAAYMFNAPLAQAVRTVDALRAKQESAAE; encoded by the coding sequence ATGGCGAACAAGGAAGCTGCGGTCGCCGAGCTCTCGAACCTCTTCGAGACCTCGAACGCCGTTCTGCTGACCGAGTACCGCGGTCTCACTGTGGCGCAGCTGAAGACGCTGCGTCGCTCCATCAGTGAGCACGCGACGTACGCCGTGGTGAAGAACACGCTCACCAAGATCGCTGCCAACAACGCCGGTATCTCGGCGTTCGACGAGTCGCTTGCCGGCCCGTCCGCGATCGCCTTCGTGCATGGCGACCCTGTCGCCGTCGCGAAGGAGCTGCGTGCCTTCGCCAAGGCGAACCCGGCGCTCGTGGTCAAGAACGGTTTCTTCGACGGGAACCCGCTCACGGCCGACGACGTCAACAAGCTCGCCGATCTCGAGTCCCGGGAGGTGCTGCTGGCCAAGCTGGCCGGTGCCTTCAAGGCCTCGCTCTTCGGCGCTGCCTACATGTTCAACGCTCCGCTCGCCCAGGCCGTTCGCACGGTCGACGCGCTGCGGGCCAAGCAGGAGTCCGCGGCCGAATAG
- a CDS encoding YqaJ viral recombinase family protein produces MDLQLDIFGTETSLLTHTERILAYSSDRVAWLRARSTGVTATDAAKLSTQRSIAAVARDKTSLRGFTGNAFTDHGRAREPHIARWVHDHFSLAPSDALFHSVPDRRHLATPDCISDDGTVLAEIKTTSKPFDSIPKSYLRQIWWQQYVLGAERTLFVWEEHFEFVPIGRPKHRWVERDEDEIAMLVDRADQLLSLLAR; encoded by the coding sequence GTGGACCTGCAGCTCGACATCTTCGGAACGGAGACGTCGCTGCTGACCCACACCGAACGCATCCTCGCCTACTCGAGCGACCGCGTCGCCTGGCTGCGGGCCCGCTCCACCGGAGTCACCGCGACCGACGCCGCGAAGCTGAGCACGCAGCGCTCGATCGCCGCCGTCGCGCGCGACAAGACGAGCCTGCGAGGCTTCACCGGCAACGCCTTCACCGACCACGGACGAGCCCGCGAGCCGCACATCGCCCGCTGGGTGCACGACCACTTCTCGCTCGCGCCCTCGGATGCGCTCTTCCACTCGGTGCCGGATCGTCGCCACCTCGCGACCCCCGACTGCATCAGCGACGACGGCACGGTGCTCGCCGAGATCAAGACGACGTCGAAGCCGTTCGACAGCATCCCCAAGAGCTACCTGCGGCAGATCTGGTGGCAGCAGTACGTGCTGGGCGCCGAGCGCACGCTCTTCGTCTGGGAGGAGCACTTCGAGTTCGTGCCCATCGGGCGGCCGAAGCACCGCTGGGTGGAGCGCGACGAGGATGAGATCGCGATGCTCGTCGACCGCGCCGACCAGCTGCTCTCCCTGCTCGCCCGCTGA
- a CDS encoding DUF998 domain-containing protein: MLPPRIADVVVALLAIASLVAGAAVIGDARAMYERFLYISELGAQHMHSAAQFQVGFGLIVVGVLLTAVAVRDVRTELPILRLWVPAASLVVAGALFGVADAVPCSPGCPSLLGPEAELRDWVHIIAAVLAFVAGCLAMLQFATASDRWVARLSIVGGLAVGIIAATGGIISLARGNTDIGSTLEFVAAGIGVAWMIAMVVVHTLPVLRADASRSSVHGRAGGAVPAAAAALHLARDAARD, encoded by the coding sequence GTGCTCCCGCCTCGGATCGCCGACGTCGTCGTCGCGCTGCTCGCCATCGCGAGCCTCGTCGCCGGCGCTGCGGTGATCGGCGATGCGCGGGCGATGTACGAGCGCTTCCTGTACATCTCCGAGCTGGGCGCCCAGCACATGCACTCCGCGGCGCAGTTCCAGGTCGGGTTCGGCCTGATCGTGGTGGGCGTGCTGCTCACCGCCGTGGCGGTGCGCGATGTGCGCACCGAGCTGCCGATCCTGCGGCTGTGGGTGCCGGCCGCGTCGCTCGTCGTCGCGGGGGCGCTCTTCGGCGTCGCCGACGCGGTGCCCTGCTCGCCCGGCTGCCCTAGCCTGCTCGGCCCCGAGGCAGAGCTGCGCGACTGGGTGCACATCATCGCGGCCGTGCTCGCATTCGTCGCGGGCTGCCTGGCCATGCTGCAGTTCGCCACCGCGAGCGATCGCTGGGTGGCTCGCCTGTCGATCGTCGGGGGCCTGGCGGTCGGCATCATCGCCGCGACGGGCGGCATCATCTCGCTCGCGCGAGGCAACACCGACATCGGCTCGACGCTCGAGTTCGTGGCGGCGGGCATCGGCGTCGCCTGGATGATCGCGATGGTCGTCGTGCACACCCTGCCGGTGCTTCGGGCGGATGCCTCCCGGTCGTCGGTGCACGGACGTGCCGGCGGCGCGGTGCCCGCCGCCGCCGCCGCGCTGCACCTGGCGCGCGACGCGGCCCGCGACTGA
- a CDS encoding MBL fold metallo-hydrolase, with the protein MSLEPIAPGIDRWPMPEAGMNALVVADGGEALVVDPGTLPSRAGRLRTAIEARGDRIVGVVVTHAHWDHCFALAAFADVPSFAHPAAIAELRERGEQQRAAALGSASGETADALRHLTIALPTVQVETPHRLQIGALAVELEPIGHAHSRGDLVVHVPAAAATLAGDLVETAGDPQLDEQTDVGGWLRALDRLGAHGQPLLVPGHGDPCGRERLDHHRALLEAHLRSG; encoded by the coding sequence GTGAGCCTCGAGCCGATCGCGCCGGGCATCGATCGCTGGCCGATGCCGGAGGCCGGGATGAACGCGCTGGTGGTCGCCGACGGCGGCGAGGCGCTCGTGGTCGACCCGGGCACGCTGCCCTCGCGCGCCGGCCGGCTGCGCACGGCGATCGAGGCGCGCGGTGACCGCATCGTCGGCGTGGTCGTCACCCACGCGCACTGGGATCACTGCTTCGCGCTCGCGGCCTTCGCCGACGTGCCCTCGTTCGCGCATCCGGCGGCGATCGCCGAGCTGCGCGAGCGCGGCGAGCAGCAGCGTGCCGCGGCGCTCGGCTCCGCCTCCGGCGAGACGGCGGATGCGCTGCGCCACCTCACGATCGCCCTCCCGACGGTGCAGGTGGAGACCCCGCACCGCCTGCAGATCGGCGCGCTGGCGGTGGAGCTCGAGCCGATCGGCCACGCCCACTCCCGCGGCGACCTGGTGGTGCACGTGCCGGCCGCCGCCGCGACGCTCGCGGGCGACCTCGTCGAGACGGCCGGCGACCCGCAGCTCGACGAGCAGACCGACGTGGGCGGATGGCTGCGCGCGCTCGACCGCCTCGGCGCCCACGGCCAGCCGCTGCTGGTGCCGGGCCACGGCGACCCCTGCGGGCGCGAGCGCCTCGACCACCATCGCGCGCTGCTCGAGGCGCACCTCCGATCGGGCTGA
- a CDS encoding sensor histidine kinase, protein MTQQAAASAAQLGRRIQNPASWSLRRRLLVVVGVLFAVLTAAVAIASVITMRVVLESRLDEQLLEVSGRATVSVQRALNTGDLATVDPAITPSGALIAVQEGDALGTNFIMNRIGQQFGLSERDQEMVLEAQTDAVTSVQLPSYGAYRVIARDLGGVRVIVGVSMAEANQTLAALAFVIAASAAAATVLVLMLGDGIIRQALRPLTSVIATTERISQLPLASGDAQLTNRVRIEDPASEVGRVQESMNRMLSHIEEAFDARSMSERRVRQFVADASHELRTPLAAVRGYAEITRKHDDGLSPDARESLGRIEAAARRMQALVDDLLLLARLDEGRELERGEVDLSLLVVEAVADAQAAGRAHPISLELPEEPVVVAGDALRLQQAIANLLANARVHTPRGTAIDVALRSEGDIAVVDIVDAGPGIPPEQQSTVFERFARGDRSRSRETGSSGLGLAIVQAIVDAHHGAISLASQPGRTAFTVRLPLWQIGPATEAAAAPAGHTAHHGDPIPASVPEPRTTDAP, encoded by the coding sequence ATGACCCAGCAGGCAGCGGCGTCCGCTGCCCAGCTGGGCAGACGCATCCAGAACCCCGCCTCGTGGTCGCTCCGGCGCCGCCTGCTGGTGGTCGTCGGCGTGCTCTTCGCCGTGCTGACCGCTGCCGTCGCGATCGCCAGCGTCATCACGATGCGGGTGGTGCTCGAGTCGCGCCTCGACGAGCAGCTGCTGGAGGTCTCGGGGCGCGCCACCGTCTCGGTGCAGCGCGCGCTCAACACCGGCGACCTCGCCACCGTCGACCCGGCGATCACCCCGTCCGGCGCCCTCATCGCGGTGCAGGAGGGCGATGCGCTCGGCACGAACTTCATCATGAACCGGATCGGGCAGCAGTTCGGGCTCTCGGAGCGCGACCAGGAGATGGTGCTGGAGGCGCAGACCGACGCCGTCACCAGCGTGCAGCTGCCCAGCTACGGCGCCTACCGCGTGATCGCCCGCGACCTCGGCGGCGTGCGCGTGATCGTGGGCGTCTCGATGGCCGAGGCCAACCAGACGCTCGCCGCGCTCGCGTTCGTGATCGCCGCCTCCGCCGCAGCGGCGACGGTGCTGGTGCTCATGCTCGGCGACGGCATCATCCGGCAGGCGCTGCGCCCGCTCACCTCGGTCATCGCCACCACCGAGCGCATCTCGCAGCTGCCCCTCGCCTCCGGCGACGCCCAGCTGACGAACCGCGTGCGCATCGAGGATCCGGCCTCCGAGGTCGGCCGCGTGCAGGAGTCGATGAACCGCATGCTGTCGCACATCGAGGAGGCGTTCGACGCCCGCTCGATGAGCGAGCGCCGCGTGCGGCAGTTCGTCGCCGACGCCTCGCACGAGCTGCGCACGCCGCTGGCCGCGGTGCGCGGCTATGCCGAGATCACCCGCAAGCACGACGACGGCCTCAGCCCCGATGCGCGCGAGTCGCTCGGGCGCATCGAGGCGGCGGCCCGTCGCATGCAGGCGCTGGTCGACGACCTGCTGCTGCTCGCCCGGCTCGACGAGGGCCGAGAGCTGGAGCGCGGCGAGGTCGACCTGTCGCTGCTGGTGGTCGAGGCGGTCGCCGACGCGCAGGCCGCGGGCCGCGCGCACCCGATCTCGCTCGAGCTGCCCGAGGAGCCGGTGGTCGTCGCCGGCGACGCGCTGCGCCTGCAGCAGGCGATCGCCAACCTGCTCGCGAACGCCCGCGTGCACACGCCGCGGGGCACCGCGATCGACGTGGCGCTGCGCAGCGAGGGCGACATCGCGGTCGTCGACATCGTCGACGCCGGCCCGGGCATCCCGCCCGAGCAGCAGTCGACCGTCTTCGAGCGCTTCGCGCGCGGCGACCGCTCCCGCTCGCGCGAGACCGGCTCGTCGGGGCTGGGCCTCGCGATCGTGCAGGCGATCGTCGACGCGCACCACGGGGCGATCTCGCTCGCCAGCCAGCCTGGGCGCACCGCGTTCACCGTGCGACTGCCGCTGTGGCAGATCGGCCCCGCGACCGAGGCAGCGGCAGCGCCGGCCGGCCACACCGCGCATCACGGCGATCCGATCCCGGCGTCCGTGCCGGAGCCGCGCACGACGGATGCGCCGTGA